One Clavelina lepadiformis chromosome 1, kaClaLepa1.1, whole genome shotgun sequence genomic region harbors:
- the LOC143468830 gene encoding uncharacterized protein LOC143468830 has protein sequence MRLIYKIVILDLLLCVVIDVNEGFTGLLESIGFSASTKIAGDPHIRTKRSLLNFQNVIQCLQPWASIIATYGDYGCYCGFRGHGRPLDDTDKCCHHHDKCYDNADLTASTFSEITGGTYFTDYSFDCTDNKVTCHGDINTPYQQSVCQCDRAAAECFLASRRSYSSKLYNINTGKYCGENANLNDLALNVHTLYKFYSCELEPDEDRCCLQKGYNSAYEDCCGGKVKKLPKVQFKYLRCCNSRLYDTQTKLCCHGFLYPNVAHMKCCGNLGEAADSRYADCLDGKVTFHEFTNKNKTLNVS, from the exons ATGCgattaatttataaaattgttatattAGACTTGCTTCTATGCGTTGTGATAGATGTGAACGAAGGTTTTACAGGATTGCTTGAGTCAATCGGATTTTCGGCATCCACAAAAATAGCTG GTGACCCTCACATTCGAACCAAGAGAAGTTTactcaattttcaaaatgtgaTACAATGTCTTCAACCGTGGGCAAGCATCATTGCAACATATGGGGATTATGGCTGCTACTGTGGATTTAGAGGTCATGGAAGACCACTTGACGACACTGACaa ATGCTGTCATCACCACGACAAATGCTATGACAATGCAGACCTTACAGCTAGTACATTTTCAGAAATTACTGGTGGAACCTATTTCACAGATTATTCTTTTGATTGTACTGACAACAAAGTCACATGCC ATGGAGATATCAATACCCCTTACCAGCAATCTGTTTGCCAGTGTGACAGAGCTGCAGCAGAATGCTTTCTAGCCAGCAGAAGGTCTTACTCCTCAAAATTGTATAACATTAACACTGGAAAATATT GTGGAGAGAATGCTAATCTAAATGATCTCGCTCTGAATGTTCACACAT TGTACAAATTTTATTCGTGTGAACTGGAACCTGATGAAGACAGATGCTGCTTACAAAAAGGCTACAATTCGGCTTATGAAGACTGTTGTGGTGGAAAAGTCAA AAAGCTTCCAAAGGTTCAATTCAAATACCTTCGCTGCTGTAACAGTCGTTTGTATGATActcaaacaaaattatgttgCCACGGCTTTCTATATCCAAATGTGGCTCATATGAAATGTTGTGGAAATTTAGGTGAGGCTGCTGATTCTCGTTATGCAGACTGCCTCGATGGTAAAGTAACGTTTCAtgaattcacaaataaaaataaaaccctAAATGTCTCCTAA
- the LOC143451687 gene encoding migration and invasion-inhibitory protein-like, with protein MAQDKKLREMNRRLLEQLKQTQNEISKQIVTVRHSDDKILTSMPLTSTLATKSIKNNKPHHQTPTVVHKPSGIKKKSHTLGKYQEIKNSPSTKYPIISEFLQSQTKKGKVVSFVDPSFPPNETLLTDPGNDRHSCSRKSMKNTKILRDTAGNQSKFVITPKKYQQKESTPLLGYDFVAGLVENQDPTNALSDSYLNEVKEFRDVNHSECHSKMQWNEMLKTVKSPHIEATPRTKPYRSALKTPDPSDTRSSSVVNFTVNKRLFMLPMDPEENIKSPSARSPRFVRVSIPKASLISPYDYSRRYKQNNALGGADTLALPDHCARGWQNTVARSSEQKTGQHANIDLWSSVHVKENLTSLQIKSGQRNALAFAL; from the coding sequence atggcgcaagataaaaaattgaGAGAGATGAACAGGCGACTTCTTGAACAATTGAAACAGACTCAGAATGAGATTTCAAAGCAAATTGTTACGGTTAGACATTCAGACGACAAAATTTTGACGTCAATGCCATTAACATCAACTTTAGCTACCAAgtctataaaaaataataaacctCATCATCAGACGCCCACTGTTGTTCATAAACCATCAGGAATTAAGAAGAAATCCCACACACTCGGAAAGTATCAAGAAATAAAGAATAGTCCCTCCACAAAATATCCTATCATCTCAGAATTCTTGCAAAGTCAAACTAAGAAAGGAAAAGTTGTATCCTTTGTTGATCCTTCGTTCCCACCAAATGAAACTTTGTTAACTGATCCTGGAAATGATAGACATTCTTGCTCAAGAAAGTCGATGAAGAATACGAAAATTTTGCGTGATACAGCTGGAAATCAATCTAAGTTTGTTATTACACCAAAGAAATATCAGCAGAAAGAATCAACACCTTTACTGGGTTATGACTTTGTGGCTGGCTTGGTTGAAAACCAAGATCCGACAAATGCCTTGTCAGACTCTTACTTAAATGAAGTAAAGGAATTTCGTGATGTTAATCATTCAGAATGCCACAGCAAGATGCAATGGAATGAAATGTTGAAGACTGTTAAATCACCTCATATTGAAGCAACACCTAGAACTAAACCTTATAGAAGTGCGCTAAAGACACCTGATCCAAGTGATACCAGAAGTTCTAGTGTAGTTAATTTTACCGTTAACAAGCGATTATTTATGTTACCAATGGATCCAGAAGAAAACATCAAATCACCATCAGCTCGTTCTCCACGATTTGTTCGTGTGAGCATTCCCAAGGCATCGCTGATATCGCCTTATGATTATTCTCGTcgttacaaacaaaacaatgcattGGGCGGAGCAGACACCCTTGCTTTACCCGATCACTGTGCAAGGGGTTGGCAGAACACTGTTGCTAGGAGCAGTGAGCAAAAGACAGGCCAACATGCGAATATTGATTTATGGTCATCAGTTCATGTAAAAGAGAATCTTACATCACTCCAAATAAAATCTGGGCAAAGGAATGCTCTTGCTTTTGCATTGTAG
- the LOC143452067 gene encoding cleavage and polyadenylation specificity factor subunit 6-like isoform X2, whose protein sequence is MTDGVDIDLYADVDHEFAQEENNYTSGDLYDDMLQPASRTSSVSRASSNGLTGVAHAGMQYNYQGKKVSIYVGNLTWWTTDKDLQKAIANLGVTDLIEIKFYENRANGQSKGFALVHLQSEASSRVVMEKLPQKDLHGQSPVVTPCNRQSLNQFEQQSKAQSGGAPPKPPTPTPAPAPALPQLSQPPPALPLANASVAISWPPPTLPAVTQTSILGHPPLRAGPPPPFPPPEFRKPGHLPKGLLPPVAALRGGVHPPISIPPPGIPPRTVPPPGLANVPPPSLVLPPGIPPPGLFKSSMPPRMPPPAIALQPPRGIMIPPPTSLAGVNTRIPPPLGVLPPPILAPAAVPPPISGPPVDQRRSDAYRSESRSQSPRLSETEIEEIMIRNRAVSSSAISRAVADASSGDYGGAIETLVTAISLIKQSKVAGDERAKVLIGSLQDCLHGIEEKSFGSGTGRKRDRSRDREERSRHRESKSRRRDRDRDRSRSRDRYDDREYRDRSRERDGGSGSYSRHSDRHRR, encoded by the exons atgactgATGGAGTAGATATAGACTTGTATGCTGATGTTGATCATGAGTTTGCGCAG GAAGAAAACAACTATACAAGTGGGGATTTGTATGATGACATGCTACAGCCAGCATCAAGAACATCAAGTGTATCACGT GCTAGTAGCAATGGCCTTACAGGTGTTGCCCATGCTGGAATGCAATACAACTATCAAGGAAAAAAGGTTTCAATATACGTTGGCAACCTGACGTGG TGGACAACAGACAAAGACCTGCAAAAAGCAATTGCTAATCTTGGTGTAACagatttaattgaaataaagttttatgaaaatcGTGCAAATGGGCAATCGAAAGG CTTTGCATTGGTTCACTTGCAATCTGAAGCATCTTCTCGGGTTGTCATGGAGAAGTTACCTCAGAAAGATCTGCATGGACAAAGTCCAGTAGTTACCCCATGCAACAGGCAGAGTTTGAACCAGTTTGAACAACAATCCAAAGCTC agTCCGGAGGAGCTCCTCCAAAGCCCCCGACTCCAACCCCTGCACCGGCACCTGCATTGCCCCAGTTAAGTCAACCTCCTCCTGCCTTGCCTCTAGCCAATGCATCTGTTGCTATTAGCTGGCCACCTCCAACACTTCCTGCCGTTACTCAGACTTCCATTCTTGGTCACCCTCCGCTAAGAGCAGGACCCCCTCCTCCTTTTCCTCCTCCAG AATTTCGAAAACCAGGTCACTTACCAAAAGGTCTTCTTCCTCCAGTTGCAGCATTGAGAGGTGGAGTTCATCCTCCGATCTCGATTCCACCCCCTGGAATTCCACCACGGACTGTCCCACCTCCAGGTCTAGCTAATGTTCCTCCACCGTCACTG GTTTTGCCTCCTGGAATTCCCCCACCTGGTTTATTTAAGTCTTCCATGCCGCCAAGGATGCCTCCGCCAGCAATTGCATTGCAGCCTCCTAGGGGCATCATGATACCACCACCTACTAGCTTGGCAGGTGTCAACACCAGGATCCCTCCACCTCTTGGTGTTCTTCCTCCTCCAATTCTTGCTCCCGCTGCTGTACCACCCCCCATAAGTGGTCCTCCAGTAGATCAACGTCGGTCAGATGCATATCGTTCAGAGAGTCGCTCTCAGTCTCCTCGGTTATCTGAGACAGAAATTGAAGAGATCATGATCAGGAATCGTGCCGTTTCCAGCAGCGCTATATCTCGTGCAGTTGCAGATGCAAGCTCCG GCGATTATGGAGGTGCAATAGAAACTCTGGTCACTGCAATCTCACTCATCAAACAATCAAAGGTTGCCGGTGATGAACGagcaaaagttctaataggGTCACTTCAAGATTGTTTGCATGGCATTGAAGAGAAGTCATTCGGCTCCGGCACAGG TCGTAAACGCGACAGATCACGTGACCGTGAGGAGAGATCTCGTCACCGGGAATCGAAATCCCGAAGACGCGATCGTGATAGGGATCGTTCGAGGAGCAGAGATCGTTATGACGATCGCGAATATCGTGATCGTAGCAGGGAGCGTGATGGCGGAAGTGGCAGCTATTCCAGACATTCCGATCGTCACCGTCGTTGA
- the LOC143452067 gene encoding cleavage and polyadenylation specificity factor subunit 6-like isoform X3, whose translation MTDGVDIDLYADVDHEFAQEENNYTSGDLYDDMLQPASRTSSVSRQASSNGLTGVAHAGMQYNYQGKKVSIYVGNLTWWTTDKDLQKAIANLGVTDLIEIKFYENRANGQSKGFALVHLQSEASSRVVMEKLPQKDLHGQSPVVTPCNRQSLNQFEQQSKAQSGGAPPKPPTPTPAPAPALPQLSQPPPALPLANASVAISWPPPTLPAVTQTSILGHPPLRAGPPPPFPPPVAALRGGVHPPISIPPPGIPPRTVPPPGLANVPPPSLVLPPGIPPPGLFKSSMPPRMPPPAIALQPPRGIMIPPPTSLAGVNTRIPPPLGVLPPPILAPAAVPPPISGPPVDQRRSDAYRSESRSQSPRLSETEIEEIMIRNRAVSSSAISRAVADASSGDYGGAIETLVTAISLIKQSKVAGDERAKVLIGSLQDCLHGIEEKSFGSGTGRKRDRSRDREERSRHRESKSRRRDRDRDRSRSRDRYDDREYRDRSRERDGGSGSYSRHSDRHRR comes from the exons atgactgATGGAGTAGATATAGACTTGTATGCTGATGTTGATCATGAGTTTGCGCAG GAAGAAAACAACTATACAAGTGGGGATTTGTATGATGACATGCTACAGCCAGCATCAAGAACATCAAGTGTATCACGT CAGGCTAGTAGCAATGGCCTTACAGGTGTTGCCCATGCTGGAATGCAATACAACTATCAAGGAAAAAAGGTTTCAATATACGTTGGCAACCTGACGTGG TGGACAACAGACAAAGACCTGCAAAAAGCAATTGCTAATCTTGGTGTAACagatttaattgaaataaagttttatgaaaatcGTGCAAATGGGCAATCGAAAGG CTTTGCATTGGTTCACTTGCAATCTGAAGCATCTTCTCGGGTTGTCATGGAGAAGTTACCTCAGAAAGATCTGCATGGACAAAGTCCAGTAGTTACCCCATGCAACAGGCAGAGTTTGAACCAGTTTGAACAACAATCCAAAGCTC agTCCGGAGGAGCTCCTCCAAAGCCCCCGACTCCAACCCCTGCACCGGCACCTGCATTGCCCCAGTTAAGTCAACCTCCTCCTGCCTTGCCTCTAGCCAATGCATCTGTTGCTATTAGCTGGCCACCTCCAACACTTCCTGCCGTTACTCAGACTTCCATTCTTGGTCACCCTCCGCTAAGAGCAGGACCCCCTCCTCCTTTTCCTCCTCCAG TTGCAGCATTGAGAGGTGGAGTTCATCCTCCGATCTCGATTCCACCCCCTGGAATTCCACCACGGACTGTCCCACCTCCAGGTCTAGCTAATGTTCCTCCACCGTCACTG GTTTTGCCTCCTGGAATTCCCCCACCTGGTTTATTTAAGTCTTCCATGCCGCCAAGGATGCCTCCGCCAGCAATTGCATTGCAGCCTCCTAGGGGCATCATGATACCACCACCTACTAGCTTGGCAGGTGTCAACACCAGGATCCCTCCACCTCTTGGTGTTCTTCCTCCTCCAATTCTTGCTCCCGCTGCTGTACCACCCCCCATAAGTGGTCCTCCAGTAGATCAACGTCGGTCAGATGCATATCGTTCAGAGAGTCGCTCTCAGTCTCCTCGGTTATCTGAGACAGAAATTGAAGAGATCATGATCAGGAATCGTGCCGTTTCCAGCAGCGCTATATCTCGTGCAGTTGCAGATGCAAGCTCCG GCGATTATGGAGGTGCAATAGAAACTCTGGTCACTGCAATCTCACTCATCAAACAATCAAAGGTTGCCGGTGATGAACGagcaaaagttctaataggGTCACTTCAAGATTGTTTGCATGGCATTGAAGAGAAGTCATTCGGCTCCGGCACAGG TCGTAAACGCGACAGATCACGTGACCGTGAGGAGAGATCTCGTCACCGGGAATCGAAATCCCGAAGACGCGATCGTGATAGGGATCGTTCGAGGAGCAGAGATCGTTATGACGATCGCGAATATCGTGATCGTAGCAGGGAGCGTGATGGCGGAAGTGGCAGCTATTCCAGACATTCCGATCGTCACCGTCGTTGA
- the LOC143452067 gene encoding cleavage and polyadenylation specificity factor subunit 6-like isoform X1, translated as MTDGVDIDLYADVDHEFAQEENNYTSGDLYDDMLQPASRTSSVSRQASSNGLTGVAHAGMQYNYQGKKVSIYVGNLTWWTTDKDLQKAIANLGVTDLIEIKFYENRANGQSKGFALVHLQSEASSRVVMEKLPQKDLHGQSPVVTPCNRQSLNQFEQQSKAQSGGAPPKPPTPTPAPAPALPQLSQPPPALPLANASVAISWPPPTLPAVTQTSILGHPPLRAGPPPPFPPPEFRKPGHLPKGLLPPVAALRGGVHPPISIPPPGIPPRTVPPPGLANVPPPSLVLPPGIPPPGLFKSSMPPRMPPPAIALQPPRGIMIPPPTSLAGVNTRIPPPLGVLPPPILAPAAVPPPISGPPVDQRRSDAYRSESRSQSPRLSETEIEEIMIRNRAVSSSAISRAVADASSGDYGGAIETLVTAISLIKQSKVAGDERAKVLIGSLQDCLHGIEEKSFGSGTGRKRDRSRDREERSRHRESKSRRRDRDRDRSRSRDRYDDREYRDRSRERDGGSGSYSRHSDRHRR; from the exons atgactgATGGAGTAGATATAGACTTGTATGCTGATGTTGATCATGAGTTTGCGCAG GAAGAAAACAACTATACAAGTGGGGATTTGTATGATGACATGCTACAGCCAGCATCAAGAACATCAAGTGTATCACGT CAGGCTAGTAGCAATGGCCTTACAGGTGTTGCCCATGCTGGAATGCAATACAACTATCAAGGAAAAAAGGTTTCAATATACGTTGGCAACCTGACGTGG TGGACAACAGACAAAGACCTGCAAAAAGCAATTGCTAATCTTGGTGTAACagatttaattgaaataaagttttatgaaaatcGTGCAAATGGGCAATCGAAAGG CTTTGCATTGGTTCACTTGCAATCTGAAGCATCTTCTCGGGTTGTCATGGAGAAGTTACCTCAGAAAGATCTGCATGGACAAAGTCCAGTAGTTACCCCATGCAACAGGCAGAGTTTGAACCAGTTTGAACAACAATCCAAAGCTC agTCCGGAGGAGCTCCTCCAAAGCCCCCGACTCCAACCCCTGCACCGGCACCTGCATTGCCCCAGTTAAGTCAACCTCCTCCTGCCTTGCCTCTAGCCAATGCATCTGTTGCTATTAGCTGGCCACCTCCAACACTTCCTGCCGTTACTCAGACTTCCATTCTTGGTCACCCTCCGCTAAGAGCAGGACCCCCTCCTCCTTTTCCTCCTCCAG AATTTCGAAAACCAGGTCACTTACCAAAAGGTCTTCTTCCTCCAGTTGCAGCATTGAGAGGTGGAGTTCATCCTCCGATCTCGATTCCACCCCCTGGAATTCCACCACGGACTGTCCCACCTCCAGGTCTAGCTAATGTTCCTCCACCGTCACTG GTTTTGCCTCCTGGAATTCCCCCACCTGGTTTATTTAAGTCTTCCATGCCGCCAAGGATGCCTCCGCCAGCAATTGCATTGCAGCCTCCTAGGGGCATCATGATACCACCACCTACTAGCTTGGCAGGTGTCAACACCAGGATCCCTCCACCTCTTGGTGTTCTTCCTCCTCCAATTCTTGCTCCCGCTGCTGTACCACCCCCCATAAGTGGTCCTCCAGTAGATCAACGTCGGTCAGATGCATATCGTTCAGAGAGTCGCTCTCAGTCTCCTCGGTTATCTGAGACAGAAATTGAAGAGATCATGATCAGGAATCGTGCCGTTTCCAGCAGCGCTATATCTCGTGCAGTTGCAGATGCAAGCTCCG GCGATTATGGAGGTGCAATAGAAACTCTGGTCACTGCAATCTCACTCATCAAACAATCAAAGGTTGCCGGTGATGAACGagcaaaagttctaataggGTCACTTCAAGATTGTTTGCATGGCATTGAAGAGAAGTCATTCGGCTCCGGCACAGG TCGTAAACGCGACAGATCACGTGACCGTGAGGAGAGATCTCGTCACCGGGAATCGAAATCCCGAAGACGCGATCGTGATAGGGATCGTTCGAGGAGCAGAGATCGTTATGACGATCGCGAATATCGTGATCGTAGCAGGGAGCGTGATGGCGGAAGTGGCAGCTATTCCAGACATTCCGATCGTCACCGTCGTTGA